In Flavobacterium praedii, the DNA window TCAGGAGCATTAACGCATTCTATTTATAATATGGATTTAAGTCTAAAAGCAATTTAGAGTTATGACATTTAAAATTGAGGCTAAACTCGAAAAAATTCCAATCATAAGGAATCTGATGCATGTCTTAAAAAAGGTTAAAGTGCCAGGTTTGGGAGGTTTCTCGTTCTATGATTTATTAGAATTGTATTTCGAGGGCATCATCGATGGAGCATTTTCGTATCATGCAAGTGCAGTAGCTTTTAGTTTCTTTATGGCCTTGTTTCCTTTTGCTTTGTTTATTTTAAATCTAATTCCATTTATACCGATTGAAGGATTTCAAAATGATTTTCTGCAATTTGTAAAAGAGGGAGTGCCACCAAATACCTATGATGCAATTGCTAATATTATAAATGACATCCTTAATAATAGTCACTCAGGATTAATGTCTTCGGGTTTTTTATTGTCTATTTTCTTAATGGCCAATGGAATAAATGGGATTTTGGGAGGTTTTGAATCTTCCCGCCATGTAATAGAAAAAAGAGGTTTTTTAAATCAATATTTTGTAGCATTGGGCATTTCGTTGATTTTGTCGATTCTTTTACTTTTGACTGTTTCTATTATTGTTATTTTTGAGGTTTTTATTCAAAAAACAATTATTCAAGATGTGTTAAGTGATCGAATTCCGTTGATAATTTTGGGGAGATATCTTTTTATAATTTTGATGATATTAATTACATCATCTATCTTATTACGATACGGAACAAAACAAGCCCATAAACCTCCTTTTATAAGTATTGGGTCTGTTTTTACTACGATACTTATAATTGTATCTTCTTATTTTTTTGGAATTTGGGTAATTCGATTCTCAAAATACAATGAATTATATGGCTCAATTGGTACATTGTTAATTATGAT includes these proteins:
- a CDS encoding YihY/virulence factor BrkB family protein, yielding MTFKIEAKLEKIPIIRNLMHVLKKVKVPGLGGFSFYDLLELYFEGIIDGAFSYHASAVAFSFFMALFPFALFILNLIPFIPIEGFQNDFLQFVKEGVPPNTYDAIANIINDILNNSHSGLMSSGFLLSIFLMANGINGILGGFESSRHVIEKRGFLNQYFVALGISLILSILLLLTVSIIVIFEVFIQKTIIQDVLSDRIPLIILGRYLFIILMILITSSILLRYGTKQAHKPPFISIGSVFTTILIIVSSYFFGIWVIRFSKYNELYGSIGTLLIMMFYIWINCMILLLGFELNATIHKLRKNKLLL